The Microbacterium limosum sequence GCGCCCTCCGCCACTACGGCTATGAGGTGTGCTCCAAGCTCGCCCCGCTTCCCCGCTTCGCGGACGTAGTCATACGTGAAGGGTGTGCCATCAGCAACCGAGCGGGCGCCTTTCCCGTGCTTGATGGTGCCGTCGTCATCACCCTTCGGGCCGTTGGCGTCATTGTGCACCTCGTAGTGGATCTTTCTGCCGACAACCCGGGCTTCGATCCACGCCTCGCTACCCTTCTTCTTGTTCAGCCACCAGGAGCGAACCAACGGAACCTCGATTGGGTTTGCCGGATTCGGGCTATTGACGGTGCGGGCCCAGATCCAGGCAATGACAGTGTGCTGCGTACCGTCTGGTCCGGTGACCTTGGGGTAAAGATGCCCGATGGTCCGCTCGGCTTGGTCTCGCATCCAGTTGCCGTACGCGCGAACATCCTCCGCCAATCCCTCGGAGCGGCCCCACGCATTGCGGGTCCCAGCAGCGCCTGGATGGACAGGTGGTCGGCCGGCGAAGGTCGGCGGAATCTCGATGAGCGCCTTGTTGATGAGGACCGCGACGGGGTTTAGGTCGCTCGCGTGCGCTTCGAGCCCCAGCCGCTGCGCTTCGAGTGGAATGGCCCCACCGCCGGCGAACGGGTCCAGGACGGAGGGTAGCTTGCCATCGTTGCTCTTGCGGATTTCCGCTCTCGCCTGGGCAAGAAGCGCATCATCATTGCTGTTCTCCCAGATGATCAGCCGCTCGAGCAGTCGATGCAGTCGTGCACGCTCCGCGTCCTGCGCATCGACTGTGGGGAACTCTTCCGGACGAGACGCAGGGTCGTCGACCAGCTGGGCGAAGAGAACGGCGCGTGCGACCGAAATAGGGCGGCGCGCCCAGTAAAGGTGCACCATCAGAGGTAGCCCTTTGCGGATCGACTTTTTCTCACGAGCGGCGGCGAAGTTGATGGCTTCGAGCGGCAGAGACGTCTCGATGAGCTTCTTCTTGGGTGCTGCGTTCACTGATGCATCTCTCGTGGGTCCGTTAGTCGTGTCGCCTGAATCTGTCATCGCGGTGGGCCTCCGCGATCCCAGTAGTCGTGCCATTCCTCGTTGTACGACCGTGTTGTCGCGGACGGCTCAATGTGGGTAAACGCGTCCATGACATAGCGAAGTCGGTCCCGCTTCTCGCCGTCCGGCGACACGAGGACGAGGGCGAGTCGGTGACGGTCGCCCTGCGTCTGCGCGAACGTGACCTCGTTCGTCGTGATGGTGAAGGTGTCGGACCCCTCGATCCGCCCCTTCACCTCGATGTAGTGAATGCGCCCGTCGGGATCGAAGGACTGGATGTCGTATCCGGGATTGTTCCTGGGCATCTCGTGGGGCGTGCGGCCGAGTGCGCGTTCGGTAGCGAGAACGGCTTCGACGGCTCGGCGTTCGACGAGCTCGGTGTTGCGCGCGAAGGTCTGAGGCGCGGCATCCTCGTCGCCAGGCGACAGTCGTTTGCTCGGCACGACGAGTGCTGACCCGCGGACAACGGCGGGAAGTGCGACGAGTTGCGTGCTCTCGTCGAGGGCGCGGAGCCGCTTGTCGAGTCGTTCGTCGAGCTGGCGGGCTCGCTGGAGCGCGGCGTCGGCGCGGAGGCGGCCTATGGTGCCGGAGCGTTCGAGCGCTTCGAGGCGATTGTGCTCGCGGTCCCAATGGTTGATCTCGGCCAGGAGGCGTTCCTTGACCTGCACGCGGGTGCGGTCGACATCCACGGCTATCCGCGCGGCGAGTTCGTCCATGCGAGGTGCGAGTCCGTCTCGATACGCCCACGTCCGGATAGAGCGTTCATGGTCGCTGTTTGCCCACTCGTCCGCGAGGACCTCGGCGATTGCCGCAGCCTCACCCGCGTGTGGTGCGTCGTAGTCGAGGTAGGGCGGCGCAGCAGCGAGCGTGACAGCCCCCGTGGTGTCGAGGACGGGGTAGTCGAAGTGGTGCGACACGGTGTCGGCATCGGTGGTGGCGTTCTGGATGCGCTGCTCGACGGCATACAGCAGTGCAGTGTGCTCGGATTGCTGTTCACGGCGATCGACGAACACGGTTCCTCGTTTGAGCACGGGCCCGAGGTCTTCGATCGTGAGTTCGATGACCGCTTGGAGGAGCGGGTGGCCGGGGGCGAGAAGTGCCGCCTGTGTCTGATTCTCGGGGCGAACGTGTGCAGTCTCGAACGTGGCTCGTTCGTACCGCTCCGGCACAGGTGCCCACCGGTTGAGTCGGCGTGCCGTGTCGATGACGCGCTGTGGTATCCGCGTGATCTCGTATCGGCCCTTCTCGCGCCGACGGATACGGCCACCGAGGCGTTCGAAGGCGGGGAGGAAGAACGCCGCGATGTATCCGGGCTGCAGGCGTCGCTCGCGGGCCTTCTCCATCCGCTCACGGATCTCTTCGAGATTGAGCGAGGAGTACATCTCGGGGTGCAAGGCTCGTTCAGCGACCATGGTGTCGAGCCCGTGGGCGACGCTCGCGTCGATGACTCGGTCGAGCTCGGCCTTGCGTTCCGGCTCGTCGCCGTACCGGATCGCCTCGATCAGCAGTTCACGGAGCGACTTCTCCTGGAAAGCATCCGCGTCGCCGAGAACGTTGAACAGGTTGCCGTTGTACGCGATCGACATCTGGTCGATCTTCGACAGCAACCGCGTGAACACGTCCCCCTCGCGTGTGTCCTTCGCGACCATGTTCCACAAGTGGCACACTTCCCGCTGGCCGATGCGGTGGATGCGGCCGAAACGCTGCTCGATCCGGTTCGGGTTCCACGGCAGGTCGTAATTGACCATGAGGTGCGCCCGCTGCAGGTTGAGGCCTTCGCCCGCGGCATCCGTCGCCAGGAGCACGACGGTGTTGCGGTCGTAGGTGAACTGCTCGCGCGCCGCCTTGCGGTCTTCGCGGCGCGTGCCGCCGTGAATCGTGATGACCGACTCCGGGCGACCCAGCTGCGTCGTGATCTTCTGCCGCAGGTAGTCAAGGGTGTCCTTGTGCTCGGTGAAGATGATGATCTTGCGCGGTTCGCCCGAGTCGTCGTGCACGAGTAGCTGGTCGTCGAGGATCGTGCGCAGCTCCACCCACTTCTTGTCGTCATCCAGCAACCGGACGCGGCGCGCGACGCGGATGAGGTCTTCGAGGATCGCGATCTCAGCGCGGAGTTCACCGATCGACTCGGCCGCAGTGGCAAGGTCGACCACCTGGTCGACACGGGCCTCGAACTGTGCTCGTTCTTCTTCGGAGATTTCTTCATCGAGGTCATCGAACTCGTCGGGGTTGAAGCTTGGCGCCGAAGCGGAGGCGTCCTCGAAGTCGAGTGCGACGCGGCCGGTTGACCACTCGTCAATAGACGCAGTCATGGAGGTGCTGTAGCGGGCCTCGTCGGTCGCGCGCTGCCATTCCCGCAGACGGGTCTCGAGTCGCACTTGGCGTCGCTCGAGCGATCGGAGGATCGCCTCCGGACTTGAGGCGAGGCGTCGCTGCAGCACGGTGAGCGCGAACCCCACGTTGTTGCCGCGCTTCTTGTCGCCCGCCTGCGCGAGCCGTTCCGCACGACCCATCTCGGTGCGCACGTAGCCGGTCACCAGCTCATATAGCTCACGCTCGGGGTCGCTCAGCTCGTACTCGACCGTGTACGCGCGACGCTCGGGGAACAGAGGCTTGCCCTCGAAGGTGAGGAGCTCTTCCTTCACCATGCGCCGCATCAGGCCGCGCGTGTCAGTGCGGTGCACGCCGGCGCGGAACTGGCCCTCGAACCGGTCGCGGTCCAGCAAGGACATGAACAGCTGGAAGTCTTCTTCCTTGCCTGCGTGCGGGGTCGCGGTCATGAGGAGGAAGTTGTGCGCGGTCTCGGCGAGCAGCCGCCCCAGCCGGAACCGCTTCGTCTCGTCGACTTGACCCGCCCATGACGAGTAGTGCGCGGACATGCGATGCGCCTCATCGACGACGACAGCGTCCCAGGTGACGTCGGAGAGCTGCTCGATCAGGTCATCGCTGCGGGAGAGTTGGTCCATCCGTGCGATGAGGAACGGGTGCTCGTCGAACACATTGCGGCCCTGCGCGTCGTCGACCATCTGACGGTTGAAGATCTCGAACGAGAGGTCGAATTTCTGCGACAGCTCTTCCCGCCACTGCTCCACGAGGCCGCCGGGCGCGACGATGAGCGCTCGTTCGCAGTCGGCGCGGAGGATGAGCTCCTTGAGGTAGAGGCCGGCCATGATCGTCTTGCCCGCGCCGGGGTCATCAGCGAGGAGGAACCGCAGCGGGATTCGCGGGAGGAGTTCCTCGTACACTGCGCGGATCTGATGCGGCAACGGATCGACGTCCGAGCTATTCACCGCCGCCATCGGGTCGTAGAGCGCGGCGTACTTGATGCGGAGCGCCTCGGCCGCGAGGCGGAACTCATCAGGGTCGCCGTCGAACGCGGGCGCGTTACCCAGCTCCGTGACTAGTTCGAGCTTGCCGGCATCGAGCTCGGTGATGGTGCGTTCGCCGGTCCGACCCGAGTCATCGCGGAAGAAGATCTCGACGAGCGCGTCGTCCAGCGGTGTCACGCCGACGAGTGTCACCGGCTGCCCGGGCAGGACACCGCGCAGGCGTTGCCCGGCGCGCAGCGATGCCAGCGTCACCGCAGGTGCGTCCACGTGGTTCCTCCCCTGGAAAATGGCAAGTCGATCAGGATACGTCGTGCCGCCGACATCGCGGCCGACTGGGTCAGTCCGGAGATCCTGCGTCCCCTCTGCGTACCCAGTCGTCGACCTCGCTCGCCTGGAACTTCCACAGACGCCCGACCTTGTGCGCCGGCATCCCCTTGTCGGAGATCCAGGCGTAGATCGTGTCCTTGGTCACGCCCAAGTGCTCAGCGATGTCGTCGGCAGAGAGCCACGGCTCGGACATTCACGCCCCCATGCGGATTGAACCGGATTTATCCGGGTATGGCCGATCCTATCGGGACCCCTTGCCCTCGTCGCCATTAAGGTGCCCGACTTCGTCAACGGCCGCCAGCAGCTCTTCGAGGTGCATGTGAATTTCGTCGTACGCCTGCATGAAGAACATCAAGTCCATGTTGAGTGGGGGCGTATCGTCCAGGTCGGCGAGGACCTCTCGAGCCTCGCGGACCGCTGTCTGCAGCCGAGTCTCGATTCCCGGCAGGCTCAGGATCCAGCCGTCGATCACGCTGAACGGGACTGGTGAGAAGTCGTGGGCGTCGACGCCGACGTGGAACTGATGCCCATTCGGGCCATGGTCCCGTGCGTGGGTGTGCCCGTGGATGAGCGGGATGCCGTCGTCCCAGCGCGGGCGATGCGAAGTGTGTCGATCCTGTTCCTGGCTGTCGCCGGCGTAGGGGTAGTGCGAAGCGATGATCCGGTACCCGCGGCGGGTGCCCTCGACGACCTCTGGGAGGATCTCCCAGCCCGCCGCTTCGTACATGGGCAGGAATCGCTCGATCGCCCGTTTCGACTGCGTCGCGGGCGAGACACGATCGTGGTTGCCGGGGACGAGGAGTCGGCGTCCGTGCAGGTGTGCGGTGAGCGGAAGGGATTCAGCGATCGCTCCGAGCGCGAGATCTCCCAGGTGCAGCACGACGGAGTCAGGAGCGACAACGTCGTTCCACCGGCCAATCAGCGCGGCATCCATCTCCGCGACGGTTGAGAAGGGACGGTCGGCGAGCTCGCTGATGCGGGCATGACTGAAGTGGGTGTCAGAGGTCACGAAGTCGACTTGGTCGAAGTCGAACCAGGGGTACTCACGCATCGCCAGGATCCGGGGCGTCGGGATCCATCTCGAAGGCGCGAAGCAGCGTTCGTTCGAGGTCGCTGACCGGCTCCGGCGGCATCCCAGCGATCTCGTCACGCAGCTGACCGAGAGCGGCCTCGATTGCGGTCCGATGCTCGTCGCGCCAGGCGCGAACGCTCGGATCGCGGAGGACTCCGTCGTCACGACTGCCCGGATAGTCGAGCAGGAGCTCGGTCTCGATCGCCGACGCCATTGCGCGTGCATCGACTGCGCTGGTCATGCGGAGAATCGAGAGGTGGGTCGCGGCGTCCGAGCCCGACACCTCGACGAGGTAGCGCTGGATATCGCCATCCTCGCCGTGCGTGGTCGCGACGAGCGAGACCGTGACCGTACGGCCTGCGATTGAGATCTCGCGCATGCTTCCTCCTCGACGTAGAACCGGCCAACCTATCAGGCGGTGATGGATCAGTCAGTCTCCGGCTCGGGATAGATTCGTCCCGGCCGTACGACGTCGTCGTGTCCGGGGATGAAGGCGATCGCGCCCAGTCGGGTCCAGTAGCTGATCAGCCAGCGCTGGATGAGCTCGGTCTGTTCACGGCGTTCGAGGAGTGTCCGTCCCGGGTCTTCGATGACGTCGTCCCACGCGATGCTCGTGAACATCGCGTTCAAGAGTTCGGCGCACGACGGCCCAGTGCCATGTGTGTCCCACCATGCGATCGTCAGCCTGCCGGCTTGGGCTGCGGTGCTGGATCCGGCGGGCTCCTCGATCGTTCCGATCAGGGCGGTGAGGTAGGGATCTTCCACCGCCATGACGAACGACTCCTGGTTGAGTTCCGCAGCGCCCATACAGTGCAGAATGCCATACAGATTAGGCCTCTCCTGGTAGTCGCGGGCTGTCACCCGCAACGCCGAAGTGCCTCAGCGGATCGTGAGGTCGGGCGTCACGCTGGGCAAGAGGTCGGTGAGCTGAACGTCGAGCACCTGAGCTACCGCCAGCAGAGTCTTGACGGTCGGATTCGCGGGAGTTCCGGGCTTCGACTCACCCTTCTCGAGCTTCTGGTACGTGTAGCGGCTCAGGTTGGACTCGTACGCCACACGGTCCTGGCTGTATCCGACACGCGCTCGTTCCCGCTGGATGTTCTGGCCGAGCTCGCGAGCGTAGTGGTCCCACGCATCAGGCGAGGTCGCGGGGGAAGGCACCCATCAAGCGTCACGAGTAGGCCTCTGCAGTAAGGCCTAATCTGTATGGCAATCTCGATGGCTCGACAACCCGGCTCGGACACAAAGACGCCCTCCACGAGGGAGGGCGTCGGGCCACGGTTGGGATGAACAACCGGGCGGGGTGTATCCACACTATACACACGATCGCTGGTAGGAAGGTGATCACCTCGTGCACCGATTTGGAGTCGTCTGTTGTCAGCCTCACCCGTTCCTGGACCGCCGCACGAGCGCCTCATCGTCTACATCGACGGCTTCAACTTCTATCACGGCATGCACGACAAGTTCGGACGCTCGACGCTCTGGATCGACTTCGTCGCACTCGCGCAGAGCCTGCGCCCACGCAGCCACATCGTCGCGGTGAAGTACTTCACCGCACCTGTGCTGGGCGATGCGGGCGCGGCCAGTCGTCAGGCCTACCATCAGGCAGCCGTCGCTGCGCGTCACACCAACGTCTTCAGCGTCACGCAGGGCCGATATCAAGCGAAGACCGTGACGTGCTTCAACTGTCGCGCAACGCGTACGGTGCACGAGGAGAAGGAGACCGACGTCAACATCGCCGTTGCTCTTGTGGGCGACGCCGCTGCGAACGCGATGGACTCGGCACTGATCATCAGCGCCGACAGCGATCTTGCGCCCGCGGTCAGGGCGGCCAAACAATTCCGCCCGCACATGTTCATCGGCGCCGCCTTCCCACCCAAGCGGTTCTCGAGCGAACTCAAGCAGCTGATGCCCGCGTCGTCGCAGATCGGTCGCGACAAGATCCGCCAGGCTCTTCTGCCCGAGAGCTTCACCGTCGGCGCGACCACGTACACCCGACCTCCGAAGTGGCGATGACACGAGCAGCAGCAGCGCCCGTCATCCCCGGCGTGAGTCCGCGTTCGGGCGCTTCATCGGAGTGACGTTGTGGCTCGGGTCATCGCCACGCAGCAACTGGTTCTCGACGTGCAGCTCGGCGATGGCGGTCGCGGCGATCGTCAGCTGTGCTTCGAGGCTGCTCACTCGCTCGCGGAGCTGTTTGATCTGGGCTGCACGATCGGCCAGCGAGCTTCGCAACGACTCGATCTCACGATCTCGCGGCTGGGACCCGTCGACGCGACGTGCCCACTCATCCATGACCGCAGTCGCACGGTTCATGGTGGCGCGGCTGACGCCAGCTTCGCGATAGAGGTTCTCCTTGATGAGGCGTCCGTCGGTGCGGATCGCCGCGCCGGTGAGCAGGCGCTCCATCGCGTCGCGCAGTCGGCGTTCGGTCGCGGCAGAGATCTCAGGCATCCGTGAACTTCCTCGTGATACGGCGAACGTCTTCAAGTTCTGTCTCGAGTTGTTCGCGATTGTGTGGTGCCATCTTTCGGTCGCGCAGCTTCGCGACGAGGTCGCGTTCCTCCGCGATCCAGATCGGCGCGTGCTCCTCGGTGACGACGGAATTGCCGCAGGCGGTGGGTTGGCAGCGATTAGGCATGACGCCTCCTGCGGCCGCTTCGGCGGGCAGCCCCTTCAAGCACGCCGCCTGCTCAGGGATGCCGAGGCAGTGGTTGACGGTTCCCCATCGGAGCGTGCTGAAGCGATCGCGCAGGAGTGCGCGCAGTGTGCGCTCGTCGCCGACTTTGACCTCGTTGCTTGCGACGGCCTCGACCTTCTCGAGCTCGTCTCGGAAGCGCTGTGCGCCTGCGCCTGCGAGCCTCATCTCGTGGTCTTGGTGAGAAGACCAGGCGCCGACCAACCGTGACGCGACAGCTTCCTGAAGCTCATGCTCGAACTCCGCGGCCCACTCCGGCGTCTCGCTCGCGTACCCGGAGGTCGTGCCGTTCGCGACGGCGCGTCGCGCTGCGTGCTTGAGCTGGATGCCGAGGGCGATCTCGCCGTCTGGCTGTTGCGCGGTGATCACGGCCATCGTCCGCCGGAACATGTGCGGTGCAAGCTGGAACGCGGGGATCGGTTCGAGACCGGCATCCGCGGATTGACCATTGAGCTGAGAGATGAACTGCTTCAGCTCGCTGTGACGATCGAACCGACCTGCTCCGTCGTGCGCTCGATGTTCACGTCGAACAGAGCTGAAGACGTCGTCGCCGAGAGCAAGTCGTTCCGCGACGGCGATTGCTTGCGCAACGGGTTCGATGATCCACCAGTTGCGTCGCTGGGTCCCACGCCGACCCTTCCGGAGCTGGGAGGTGACGGCGGGCGCCCCGTACGAAGTGGTGAG is a genomic window containing:
- a CDS encoding helicase-related protein; the protein is MDAPAVTLASLRAGQRLRGVLPGQPVTLVGVTPLDDALVEIFFRDDSGRTGERTITELDAGKLELVTELGNAPAFDGDPDEFRLAAEALRIKYAALYDPMAAVNSSDVDPLPHQIRAVYEELLPRIPLRFLLADDPGAGKTIMAGLYLKELILRADCERALIVAPGGLVEQWREELSQKFDLSFEIFNRQMVDDAQGRNVFDEHPFLIARMDQLSRSDDLIEQLSDVTWDAVVVDEAHRMSAHYSSWAGQVDETKRFRLGRLLAETAHNFLLMTATPHAGKEEDFQLFMSLLDRDRFEGQFRAGVHRTDTRGLMRRMVKEELLTFEGKPLFPERRAYTVEYELSDPERELYELVTGYVRTEMGRAERLAQAGDKKRGNNVGFALTVLQRRLASSPEAILRSLERRQVRLETRLREWQRATDEARYSTSMTASIDEWSTGRVALDFEDASASAPSFNPDEFDDLDEEISEEERAQFEARVDQVVDLATAAESIGELRAEIAILEDLIRVARRVRLLDDDKKWVELRTILDDQLLVHDDSGEPRKIIIFTEHKDTLDYLRQKITTQLGRPESVITIHGGTRREDRKAAREQFTYDRNTVVLLATDAAGEGLNLQRAHLMVNYDLPWNPNRIEQRFGRIHRIGQREVCHLWNMVAKDTREGDVFTRLLSKIDQMSIAYNGNLFNVLGDADAFQEKSLRELLIEAIRYGDEPERKAELDRVIDASVAHGLDTMVAERALHPEMYSSLNLEEIRERMEKARERRLQPGYIAAFFLPAFERLGGRIRRREKGRYEITRIPQRVIDTARRLNRWAPVPERYERATFETAHVRPENQTQAALLAPGHPLLQAVIELTIEDLGPVLKRGTVFVDRREQQSEHTALLYAVEQRIQNATTDADTVSHHFDYPVLDTTGAVTLAAAPPYLDYDAPHAGEAAAIAEVLADEWANSDHERSIRTWAYRDGLAPRMDELAARIAVDVDRTRVQVKERLLAEINHWDREHNRLEALERSGTIGRLRADAALQRARQLDERLDKRLRALDESTQLVALPAVVRGSALVVPSKRLSPGDEDAAPQTFARNTELVERRAVEAVLATERALGRTPHEMPRNNPGYDIQSFDPDGRIHYIEVKGRIEGSDTFTITTNEVTFAQTQGDRHRLALVLVSPDGEKRDRLRYVMDAFTHIEPSATTRSYNEEWHDYWDRGGPPR
- a CDS encoding helix-turn-helix domain-containing protein, with amino-acid sequence MSEPWLSADDIAEHLGVTKDTIYAWISDKGMPAHKVGRLWKFQASEVDDWVRRGDAGSPD
- a CDS encoding helix-turn-helix domain-containing protein encodes the protein MPSPATSPDAWDHYARELGQNIQRERARVGYSQDRVAYESNLSRYTYQKLEKGESKPGTPANPTVKTLLAVAQVLDVQLTDLLPSVTPDLTIR
- a CDS encoding NYN domain-containing protein gives rise to the protein MSASPVPGPPHERLIVYIDGFNFYHGMHDKFGRSTLWIDFVALAQSLRPRSHIVAVKYFTAPVLGDAGAASRQAYHQAAVAARHTNVFSVTQGRYQAKTVTCFNCRATRTVHEEKETDVNIAVALVGDAAANAMDSALIISADSDLAPAVRAAKQFRPHMFIGAAFPPKRFSSELKQLMPASSQIGRDKIRQALLPESFTVGATTYTRPPKWR